The nucleotide window TGCACTGCAGGCTGCAGCGGCCTGCCTGCGTCTTTCTTTATATGGATGTGGTATTGAGCTGCTAATCGAGCGAGTCTTTTGCGGTGTCATTtattactactccctccgtttcaaattacttgtcttaaatttgtctagatatagatgtatctagactcattttagtgctagatacccccgtatctagacaaatctaagacaaatAATTCGGAACGGGGGAAGTAGCTCTGTTGGTATGGCGAAGAACAAGGATGCAACAAGTTTATTGCAAGTGCATTGGTACGTACTACTCTACATTGGCAGCCAGCAGTGCACCTAGCTAGCAGAGCTAGCGGGTAAAACACTTGCAGCGCACCTAGCTAGTAGAGCCAGCGTGTGGACGTGACTACGCATGCATTGCATTGCATTGCATGCTCAATGAGTTTTGCTGGTGACACTGCTTGCAAGTTGCAACTAACTGCGCGTACGCTAGCTGCATTCAATCGGTGTAGGACAAGTGGATCCGCGTAGCTCGATAGTAAGTTGAGCCGTCACAATGTGGTTTAATCAACGTGTTTATGCTGATAATAATCATTGGCTGTTCCATGGAGAAACTTTTAATTGTGGAATAGGGCTGACTGGCAGAGCATTTGATTGAATTGTTTGAGCAAGAAAAGACTCAAACATTAGGAAGCTAGCATGACGGAGATGGAGGAGCAAATGAAGAAGAGGGAGAAAGAAAAGAGATAGACATCTCTATTGAGAAGAGGCCgagaaagaaaggaaaaaaagaagCAAATAAAGGCCTTTGTTAGTTGACACGGGAACTGGCCAATGGCATTACAAAAATgttactccctccgatccaaaacAAGTGTCGTGGTTTTAGAGAACACGTTTTATATTAATATAAATTTGGCTTGATGACTATCAAGAAGATCTCCCCCGCAAGAAAACAGAAAGACTATCAAGAAGATCTAATATGTCTATAGTTGTTTAGAAACGAATACATTGTTTTCCTCTTCATGACTACACAAACACATGCACAATCATGATAAATCAAATCTACATCACATAATCAATGCACCATACCAACTTGGGAGAATAAAACAAAAAATTGCTGCCTAATTAATTCCATCAAATTCAAGAAATTGATGCGGCCAAATACGAATCAGTAACACAATATAAATCAACAAAAGGAGAGACTAGCCGTAGCATTTTCTTGGGCATCGACATGGTCAACGGGCGTAATGTGACAACTTCGACTGTCATTGTTGATCGGGGATTGAGGTGCCCACACCCCTCTGGACAGCTAGTCAAGCACTGATGCCAAACAATATCGATAGATTTCTTTTTACTCTTAACAATATTTTTTTTAGGATGTACTCTTAACAATATCGATAGATGATACCATAGTCAGCTTCCACGACCAGTCGTTTATCTCCAATCAGGACGTAGACAAGCCCAAGGCTACCAGGGCCATGGCCTGGGTCATGAGGATAAATTGCTTCCAGTACTGTAGTGAGTTTACCACTGTAGCTAGTGTTTGGCCCAAGACTTGCCCGATGCTTAGCACAATCCTGGCCACGAGAGTCTCCAATAGTTGGCTGACCAACCAATAATGGGATTTAGTCTGACTATTTCGTGCAACCAGGTCTAATCCATCATTTAGGGGGGTGAAAATTATTTCTGACGGGTGGCAGAATTAACTAAACACTAAATATCCTTCAAAATTAAGGGGAAAATAATTATTTAAttagtaactataaaaaatgtgTGAATTTTAGCGTGTAGCTAACAATTGTTTAATGAAACATCTTTTTTACTCAATACAGTGTCATTTGGTATTGTTGCAAAACAAAAACTCATACCGCCCTAATTATTAGTTACTGAAAATAAATATTTTGCCGACAAGATATGAATTTTAGGATGGTTATTATATGGTTTATTGGACCAACTTTCCATGGCAACCACTCTAAAGGAATCATGTCTATTGTGGTAAACGTTGGATTAAAccttgttgcaaaattggacgaTAGTTGTTCTCTGCAATAAGCACTAAGAGTAGGTAATCCCTGCAAATAAACTAAAAAATTTCCAAAATTATTTGGCAATATACTTGTGGGGTATGTCAACTAAAAAATAAGCTCACAACTCGATCGACACGGTAGAGAATCAGAAAAGGTATGTTAATTCAGCGCAAATACTCAACATAGCAACGCATCAAACGTGCACGGATCATCGAGCCTACTACAGTCTAGAGGCATGTACCACACCCATACCTAGCTaggtagctagctagctagcttggTCGACAGGTAGCCTAGCCCGGCCGCTTGATCGATCACACATGAGCCGGGGCGTCCAACTTGTCGAAGCAGGCCACGTCGGCGGCGGCGTAGTCGCCCGGGCCGACGGCGATGGTCACCGGCCAGCAGTAGTACGTGGTGAGGACACTTGTGGTGGACATCGCCACGTGGGTGGACAAGACCCCTCTCAGCTCCATCTCCGCGCCGGCCACGCCGCGCCCCTCGTAGAGCGCGCGCACGTACCGCATCGGTAGATCCTCCTCCGGCACCAGCGACAACGGCACGAGCACCTCGCTCAATGTCTGCTGCGTCACGTCGATGGGCTTCGGAAGGTCGAACTCGGTGATCCTCGCTGTAGGCGCCTCCGCCGAAGAAGATGACGACGACGCGTCCGTGAGCCGGACGGTGACGTTGGCGTACTCGAGGGTGGCGCGCCCGCTTGGGTTGTAGGCCCTGAGGACGAACTTGAGCCGCACCTCGTTGCCCGGGGGTGGCAGCGACGGTATGTAGTTGGCAGCTACgcggccggcggcgagcttcAGCTGGAGCTTCTCGGGGCGGAGCATCACCACCACCGCCCGGACGATCACTGCCACGGCCACCAGGGTGACCACGCACGCTAAGGTGCACCGCACCGCGTATAGCCACCGGAACCTCCTCCACCAGCTCGTCGTCTTGTTCCCCTGCTCGGCCATCTGATATCGATGTAGGTTTGGTGTACTTGCTAGTAATAACTTGAGCC belongs to Triticum urartu cultivar G1812 chromosome 7, Tu2.1, whole genome shotgun sequence and includes:
- the LOC125523399 gene encoding uncharacterized protein LOC125523399, encoding MAEQGNKTTSWWRRFRWLYAVRCTLACVVTLVAVAVIVRAVVVMLRPEKLQLKLAAGRVAANYIPSLPPPGNEVRLKFVLRAYNPSGRATLEYANVTVRLTDASSSSSSAEAPTARITEFDLPKPIDVTQQTLSEVLVPLSLVPEEDLPMRYVRALYEGRGVAGAEMELRGVLSTHVAMSTTSVLTTYYCWPVTIAVGPGDYAAADVACFDKLDAPAHV